Proteins found in one Pseudoxanthomonas sp. SL93 genomic segment:
- a CDS encoding acetyl-CoA carboxylase carboxyltransferase subunit alpha, which translates to MNPNYLDFEQPIADLEAKIQELRNASTGPAVNVDAEVHALQDKLRVRTAQIFRDLSPWQVSQLARHPARPYTLDYIRVFCDEFQELAGDRAYADDSAIVGGLGRIDGRSVMIIGHQKGRDTKSKIARNFGMPRPEGYRKALRLMKMAERFKLPLLTFIDTPGAYPGVGAEERGQSEAIARNLMEMAELKIPVICTVIGEGGSGGALAIGVGDRTLMLEYGTYSVISPEGCASILWKSADKAKDAAEQLGLTAKRLLSLGLVDKVVREPIGGAHRNPRQMATRLKAVLLNELDALEQLPVDQLLKRRYARLRGYGAYEAA; encoded by the coding sequence ATGAATCCGAACTACCTCGATTTCGAACAGCCCATCGCCGATCTGGAAGCCAAGATCCAGGAACTGCGCAACGCCAGTACCGGGCCGGCGGTCAATGTCGATGCCGAGGTGCACGCGCTGCAGGACAAGCTGCGCGTGCGTACCGCGCAGATCTTCCGCGACCTGAGCCCGTGGCAGGTCTCGCAGCTGGCCCGCCACCCGGCGCGTCCGTACACGCTGGACTACATCCGCGTGTTCTGCGACGAGTTCCAGGAACTCGCCGGCGACCGCGCCTATGCCGACGACAGCGCCATCGTCGGCGGGCTGGGCCGCATCGACGGCCGCAGCGTGATGATCATCGGCCACCAGAAAGGCCGCGACACCAAGAGCAAGATCGCCCGCAACTTCGGCATGCCGCGTCCCGAGGGCTACCGCAAGGCGCTGCGCCTGATGAAGATGGCGGAGCGCTTCAAGCTGCCGTTGCTGACCTTCATCGACACCCCGGGTGCGTACCCCGGCGTGGGCGCGGAAGAACGCGGCCAGTCCGAAGCGATCGCACGCAACCTGATGGAAATGGCCGAGCTGAAAATCCCCGTCATCTGCACGGTGATCGGCGAAGGCGGCAGCGGCGGCGCGCTGGCGATCGGCGTCGGCGACCGCACGCTGATGCTGGAGTACGGCACCTATTCGGTGATCTCGCCGGAAGGCTGCGCGTCCATCCTGTGGAAGTCGGCCGACAAGGCCAAGGATGCGGCCGAGCAACTGGGCCTGACCGCGAAGCGGCTGCTGTCGCTCGGCCTGGTGGACAAGGTGGTGCGCGAGCCCATCGGCGGCGCGCACCGCAACCCGCGGCAGATGGCGACGCGCCTGAAAGCCGTGCTGCTCAACGAGCTGGACGCGCTGGAACAGCTGCCCGTCGACCAGCTGCTCAAGCGCCGTTACGCACGCCTGCGCGGTTACGGGGCCTACGAAGCGGCATGA
- the tilS gene encoding tRNA lysidine(34) synthetase TilS produces MDHPRPASATLRLPAPRLQAPVCLGFSGGLDSSVLLHALAADAQQQARGLRAVHVHHGLHADADAWATHCQRTCEAMGIGLLIVRVQVEHDTGDGPEGAARRARHRAFAEALSPGEILATAHHRDDQAETFLLRALRASGPDGLAAMRPWRAFAGGWQWRPLLDTPRAHLLSHARQHALDWIEDPGNQRLDFDRNFLRHQVMPLLRQRWPHADDAFARSAALCRDAGELLDAGDAEALAQVRTADPAALRADVLAALPATRRARVLRRWVQENALPPLPALGVARIESDLLNASADACAEFAWQGTVVRRWRDLLHVERQRDALPRGWHAGWDGSAPLALPDGGVLALDGGSLFDVALRVGTREGGERITLPGRTHSHALKDVLQAQGIPPWERRQLPLLWTADGALWAAGDLVLSADCDAWLRRHEASLRWQRG; encoded by the coding sequence ATGGACCATCCACGCCCCGCTTCCGCCACCCTGCGCCTGCCCGCACCCCGGCTGCAGGCACCGGTCTGCCTGGGATTCAGCGGTGGACTGGATTCGTCCGTGCTGCTGCACGCCCTGGCTGCCGACGCGCAACAACAGGCGCGTGGCCTGCGTGCGGTGCACGTGCACCACGGACTGCATGCGGATGCCGATGCATGGGCCACCCACTGCCAGCGCACATGCGAGGCAATGGGCATCGGACTGCTGATCGTCCGCGTGCAGGTGGAACACGACACGGGCGACGGCCCGGAAGGCGCCGCACGGCGTGCACGCCATCGCGCCTTCGCCGAGGCACTGTCACCGGGGGAAATCCTCGCCACCGCCCACCATCGGGACGACCAGGCCGAAACCTTCCTGCTGCGTGCCCTGCGTGCGTCCGGCCCGGATGGGCTGGCCGCGATGCGTCCGTGGCGCGCATTCGCAGGCGGCTGGCAGTGGCGTCCGCTGCTGGATACGCCTCGCGCCCACCTGCTGAGCCATGCGCGCCAGCACGCGCTGGACTGGATCGAAGACCCCGGCAACCAGCGGCTCGACTTCGATCGCAACTTCCTTCGCCACCAGGTGATGCCGCTGCTGCGCCAGCGCTGGCCGCATGCGGACGACGCGTTCGCCCGCAGTGCCGCGTTGTGTCGCGACGCCGGCGAGCTGCTGGACGCGGGCGATGCGGAGGCGCTCGCGCAGGTCCGCACCGCCGACCCGGCCGCACTCCGGGCGGATGTCCTCGCGGCCCTGCCCGCCACCCGCCGTGCCCGCGTGCTGCGCCGATGGGTGCAGGAAAACGCACTGCCCCCGCTGCCGGCGCTAGGCGTGGCGCGCATCGAGAGCGACCTGCTGAACGCATCAGCGGATGCCTGCGCCGAGTTCGCCTGGCAGGGCACCGTGGTCCGCCGCTGGCGTGACCTGCTCCACGTCGAGCGCCAGCGCGACGCCCTGCCGCGGGGATGGCACGCCGGATGGGATGGCAGTGCGCCGCTGGCATTGCCGGATGGCGGCGTGCTGGCGCTGGACGGCGGCAGCCTCTTCGACGTGGCGCTTCGCGTGGGTACACGGGAAGGTGGGGAGCGCATCACCCTGCCCGGTCGCACGCACTCGCATGCCCTGAAGGACGTGCTGCAGGCACAGGGCATCCCGCCCTGGGAACGCCGTCAGTTGCCGCTGCTGTGGACCGCCGATGGGGCGCTCTGGGCCGCCGGCGACCTGGTGCTGTCGGCCGACTGCGACGCCTGGCTGCGCCGGCACGAAGCGAGCCTGCGCTGGCAACGCGGCTGA
- a CDS encoding tetratricopeptide repeat protein: MSPVFILSIVLQVACCVHVVRTGRPLYWVFILLLFSYIAVLTYFIAEILPDLRHNPSARRTVRGVRNRLDPERDKRDAARLLQAADTPENRRRLAEESLRSGDYAQAVELYQQSLKGLYATDPDLMLGLAKSQFGLGESQQVRDTLDALIKANPGFRSSDGHLLYARTVEDTGDTAAAVQEYEAVVQGYPGEEARARFGLLLRRTGDAARARQVFQEIITRSDAAPRYYQREQRDWIEVARRELASLPA, encoded by the coding sequence ATGAGTCCCGTCTTCATCCTCTCCATCGTGCTGCAGGTCGCCTGCTGCGTGCATGTCGTCCGTACCGGACGCCCGTTGTACTGGGTCTTCATCCTGCTGCTCTTCTCCTATATCGCGGTGCTGACCTATTTCATCGCCGAGATCCTGCCCGACCTGCGCCACAACCCCTCGGCCCGACGCACCGTGCGCGGCGTGCGCAACCGCCTGGATCCCGAGCGCGACAAGCGCGATGCCGCGCGCCTGCTGCAGGCCGCCGATACGCCCGAGAACCGTCGCCGGCTGGCGGAGGAAAGCCTGCGCAGCGGCGACTATGCGCAAGCGGTCGAGCTCTACCAGCAGTCGCTGAAAGGCCTGTATGCGACCGACCCGGACCTGATGCTGGGCCTGGCGAAATCGCAGTTCGGGCTGGGGGAATCGCAGCAGGTCCGCGACACGCTGGATGCGCTGATCAAGGCCAATCCCGGGTTCCGTTCCAGCGATGGCCACCTGCTTTATGCGCGCACCGTGGAAGACACGGGCGACACCGCCGCGGCCGTCCAGGAATACGAAGCAGTCGTGCAGGGTTACCCGGGCGAGGAAGCCCGGGCGCGTTTCGGTCTGCTGCTGCGGCGCACCGGCGATGCCGCGCGGGCGCGCCAGGTATTCCAGGAGATCATCACCCGCTCCGACGCTGCCCCACGGTACTACCAGCGCGAACAGCGCGACTGGATCGAGGTGGCCCGGCGCGAACTGGCAAGCCTCCCCGCCTAG
- a CDS encoding farnesyl diphosphate synthase encodes MAADDASARWAAALEHHLDTLLPRAEATPQRLHAAMRHAVLGGGKRMRARLVYAAGTLLGADEDVLHAPAAAVELIHAYSLVHDDLPAMDDDDLRRGKPTVHVAFDEATAILAGDALHTLAFEHLASADAPAQLRVDWLATLAQASGAGGMCGGQALDIDATGTQQTLEQLQRMHALKTGALIRAAVRMGALAGNADAAALARLDTFATALGLAFQVRDDILDIEGSSEQLGKTAGKDVAQAKSTYPALLGMEGAKAKLEELARVMRDALAAYGADADALRALGELAIHRSH; translated from the coding sequence ATGGCCGCTGACGACGCGTCCGCCCGCTGGGCGGCCGCGCTGGAACACCACCTCGACACGTTGCTGCCGCGCGCCGAGGCGACCCCGCAGCGCCTGCACGCCGCCATGCGGCATGCCGTCCTGGGCGGTGGCAAGCGCATGCGCGCACGGCTGGTCTATGCCGCCGGCACGCTGCTGGGCGCGGATGAGGACGTGCTGCATGCGCCGGCCGCCGCGGTGGAACTGATCCACGCCTACTCGCTGGTGCACGACGACCTGCCGGCGATGGACGACGATGACCTGCGCCGTGGAAAGCCCACGGTACACGTCGCCTTCGACGAGGCCACCGCGATTCTGGCCGGTGATGCCCTGCATACGCTGGCGTTCGAACATCTCGCATCGGCCGATGCGCCCGCGCAGCTGCGCGTCGACTGGCTGGCGACGCTGGCGCAGGCCTCCGGCGCGGGCGGCATGTGCGGGGGGCAGGCGCTGGACATCGACGCCACCGGCACGCAGCAGACACTGGAACAGCTGCAGCGCATGCACGCGCTGAAGACCGGCGCGCTGATCCGCGCCGCGGTCCGCATGGGCGCGCTGGCCGGCAACGCCGATGCCGCTGCGCTGGCACGACTGGACACCTTCGCCACCGCACTGGGGCTGGCCTTCCAGGTCCGCGACGACATCCTCGACATCGAGGGCAGCTCGGAACAACTCGGCAAGACGGCTGGCAAGGACGTGGCGCAGGCCAAGTCCACCTATCCCGCGCTGCTGGGAATGGAGGGCGCCAAGGCCAAGCTGGAGGAACTTGCGCGGGTGATGCGCGATGCGCTGGCGGCGTATGGCGCGGATGCGGATGCCCTGCGCGCGCTGGGCGAGCTGGCCATCCACCGCTCGCACTGA
- a CDS encoding exodeoxyribonuclease VII small subunit: protein MAKKSTPDASPVAHFELSLDELEKLVEKMEHGDLSLEESLAAYERGVGLYRQCQTALEQAELRVRLLSDPEQPDSGETFAPAPDGR from the coding sequence ATGGCAAAGAAGAGCACCCCCGACGCCTCCCCGGTTGCCCATTTCGAGTTGTCGCTGGACGAACTGGAGAAACTGGTCGAGAAGATGGAACACGGCGACCTGAGCCTGGAAGAGTCGCTGGCCGCGTACGAACGCGGCGTGGGCCTCTACCGCCAGTGCCAGACCGCGCTGGAGCAGGCCGAACTGCGCGTGCGCCTGTTGAGCGACCCGGAGCAGCCCGACAGCGGCGAAACGTTCGCCCCCGCACCCGATGGCCGCTGA
- a CDS encoding PhzF family phenazine biosynthesis isomerase codes for MNTSIQHYSAFTTDPRGGNPAGVVLDARALADTDMQRIAADLGYSETAFLLLRPDGEFDIRYFSPRAEVSFCGHATIAAMVAHAERHGSGERVLHTQAGEVRVTVDDAGMATLTSVAPRVVPMTDDALDLSLAALDWRRDELDPALPPAVAYAGAWHPVIAAATRARLARMDYAFDTLASLMAQHGWTTLALVWRENAGTFHARNPFPPGGVVEDPATGAAAAALGAYLAARGALPAERSFVILQGEDMGRPSRLQVSVPADSGAGVRVSGTAVAIA; via the coding sequence ATGAATACCTCCATCCAGCACTACAGCGCGTTCACCACCGATCCGCGCGGCGGCAACCCGGCGGGCGTGGTACTGGATGCGCGCGCGCTGGCCGACACCGACATGCAGCGGATCGCCGCGGACCTGGGCTATTCGGAAACCGCCTTCCTGCTGCTGCGCCCCGATGGCGAATTCGACATCCGCTATTTCAGTCCGCGTGCGGAGGTGAGCTTCTGCGGGCACGCCACCATCGCGGCGATGGTGGCGCATGCCGAGCGCCATGGCAGTGGCGAGCGCGTGCTGCACACACAGGCGGGCGAGGTGCGGGTGACGGTGGATGATGCCGGCATGGCCACGCTCACCAGCGTCGCGCCACGCGTGGTGCCGATGACGGACGACGCACTCGACCTGTCCCTCGCGGCACTGGATTGGCGCCGTGACGAACTCGATCCCGCATTGCCGCCCGCCGTTGCCTATGCGGGCGCCTGGCATCCAGTGATCGCCGCGGCCACGCGCGCGCGCCTGGCGCGGATGGACTACGCCTTCGACACGCTGGCCAGCCTGATGGCGCAGCACGGTTGGACGACGCTGGCGCTGGTCTGGCGCGAGAACGCGGGCACCTTCCATGCACGCAATCCGTTTCCGCCCGGTGGCGTGGTGGAGGATCCCGCCACCGGCGCCGCGGCCGCCGCGCTCGGTGCCTATCTCGCCGCGCGGGGAGCGCTGCCTGCGGAACGCTCGTTCGTCATCCTGCAGGGCGAGGACATGGGCCGGCCCAGCAGGTTGCAGGTGTCAGTGCCGGCGGACTCTGGCGCTGGCGTCCGGGTCAGCGGCACGGCGGTGGCGATCGCCTGA
- a CDS encoding PLP-dependent aminotransferase family protein, with amino-acid sequence MNRSLAPDRLATLVAGFSRAPAYRGLRQALQELIGDGRIPIGTRLPSERSVSDALGVSRNTATRAYADLIASGFATARQGSGTYAASPPDLRRAHDHALHAMGSRQPAEGTIDLNCAAGAATPGVAAAYERALAALPACLGSDGYLPSGLPCLQARIAEEYARRGLPTMPGQIIVTSGALSAIAIVARALSRPGDRVMIESPVYSNAIEALRLGGARLITSPLSNALGDDGWDMDGIEATLRQTSPHLAYLIPDFQNPTGFLMGEAQRARYARALRAARTIAIVDETLQPTHLSEDPMPAPFAAHATDAVTIGSASKMFWGGLRVGWIRAPRELVGRIVATRVQMDLGSSLFDQLVVTELLDDRDVLALRRQQLRQRRDALAGAVREHLPGWRFRLPDGGLTLWLQMPHGSATRLAAHMEHVGIHLAPGPVFSVEGGSDNWLRIPYARPEEDLRNAITRIAALWPDEAAEARRRREPSRRLIA; translated from the coding sequence ATGAACCGATCCTTGGCTCCCGACCGGCTGGCGACGCTGGTGGCAGGCTTCAGCCGCGCCCCGGCCTACCGTGGCCTGCGCCAGGCGCTGCAGGAACTGATCGGGGATGGCCGCATCCCGATCGGCACGCGCCTGCCCAGTGAGCGCAGCGTGTCCGACGCCCTGGGCGTGTCCCGCAACACGGCCACGCGGGCCTATGCGGACCTGATCGCCAGCGGCTTCGCCACCGCCCGGCAAGGGTCGGGAACGTATGCGGCGTCGCCACCCGACCTGCGCCGCGCGCACGACCATGCGCTGCATGCCATGGGCAGCCGGCAGCCCGCTGAAGGCACCATCGACCTCAACTGCGCCGCGGGCGCGGCAACGCCCGGGGTCGCCGCCGCGTACGAACGCGCCCTCGCCGCCCTGCCGGCCTGCCTTGGCAGCGATGGCTACCTGCCTTCGGGATTGCCCTGCCTGCAGGCCCGCATCGCGGAGGAATACGCGCGGCGCGGGTTGCCGACCATGCCCGGGCAGATCATCGTGACCTCCGGCGCGCTGTCGGCCATCGCCATCGTCGCGCGTGCCCTGTCACGCCCGGGCGATCGCGTGATGATCGAATCGCCGGTGTATTCGAATGCGATCGAAGCGCTCCGACTGGGGGGTGCCCGCCTCATCACCTCGCCGCTGTCCAATGCGCTGGGGGACGACGGCTGGGACATGGACGGCATCGAAGCGACGCTGCGGCAGACCTCGCCGCATCTCGCCTACCTGATCCCCGATTTCCAGAATCCCACCGGATTCCTGATGGGCGAAGCCCAGCGCGCGCGATATGCCCGCGCATTGCGGGCAGCGCGCACCATCGCCATCGTCGACGAAACCCTGCAGCCGACGCACCTGTCGGAAGACCCGATGCCCGCGCCGTTCGCCGCGCACGCCACGGACGCGGTCACCATCGGCAGCGCCTCCAAGATGTTCTGGGGCGGCTTGCGCGTGGGCTGGATCCGCGCACCGCGCGAGCTGGTCGGCCGCATCGTCGCCACGCGCGTGCAGATGGACCTGGGCAGTTCCCTGTTCGACCAGTTGGTCGTCACTGAGTTGCTCGATGACCGCGACGTGCTGGCGCTGCGACGCCAGCAGTTGCGGCAACGCCGGGATGCGTTGGCAGGGGCGGTACGCGAACACCTGCCAGGCTGGCGTTTCAGGTTGCCCGACGGCGGCCTGACCCTGTGGCTGCAGATGCCGCATGGCAGCGCCACGCGCCTGGCGGCGCACATGGAACATGTCGGCATCCACTTGGCGCCGGGTCCCGTCTTCAGCGTGGAAGGGGGATCGGACAACTGGCTGCGCATTCCCTACGCCAGGCCGGAAGAGGACCTCCGCAATGCCATCACGCGCATCGCTGCCTTGTGGCCGGACGAAGCGGCCGAAGCAAGGCGGCGGCGCGAGCCTTCAAGGCGCCTGATCGCCTGA
- a CDS encoding TonB-dependent receptor, with amino-acid sequence MTWALTLAVLSAGNTALAQTAAPATPPATTDDPATLETVSVLGSRTQPRSVSSSAVPIDIITAEEFRNQGATDALDQLRVLVPSFNVSTIPIDDAASLIRPANLRGLPPDNTLVLVNGKRFHRSAVITFLGHGLSDGSQGPDLSVFPSLALDQVEVLRDGAAAQYGSDAIAGVINFGLKKISEGGTAEVFAGQYYEGDGFTTQYSAQIGLPLTSRGFATLTAEWREADDTSRSVQRDDAAAAIAAGYPGVPEPAQIWGSPKVEDDFKFVANLGISGDSVDVYLFGNYAQREVDGGFYFRDPTARSGVYSNDGGETLLIGDTTGAGGCPTIALRDANGNLIPYSTVSTAVGALPANCFTFLSTLPGGFTPRFGGSLEDMSVVGGVKGMWGDAWHWDVSATYGRNDIDFVIYNTVNASLGAAQPEGLRFHPGGNTQTEKGVNFDTGRDFETSFTAEPLRMSAGAEWREESFEVKGGDAASTAIGPLTQQGFALGSNGFNGFSPRTAGEWDRSNWAVYLDLEAQFTEQFMLAAAIRHEDFEDFGSTTNGKLTGRFDVSETFALRGAVNTGFRAPTPGQANISQITTAFEGNALIDIATLPPTNPIAQLKGARALTPEDSKSVSLGMVWDSGDWLVTVDGYQIKVEDRIALSTSFELTDAERAALVASGNPEAASLTSVTYFGNAFDTTTTGLDVVASLQTEHFGGDTTYSLAANWNKTEVDRYDANFINEARVYKIEESLPTTKGYFSVNHQREVFHANLRVAYYGSWYEDHLDSGVISAADGGLPIYEDSKVIVDAEVGWKFASGLYVNVGAQNLFDEVPDDNPWGGIAGAQYPVHSPYGFNGGFYYARVGWKF; translated from the coding sequence GTGACATGGGCGCTGACCCTCGCCGTACTGTCGGCCGGCAACACGGCCCTCGCACAGACCGCAGCACCGGCCACCCCGCCGGCCACGACCGATGACCCCGCCACGCTGGAGACGGTGTCCGTGCTGGGCAGCCGCACGCAGCCGCGCTCGGTATCCTCGTCCGCCGTCCCCATCGACATCATCACCGCGGAAGAATTCCGCAACCAGGGCGCGACCGATGCGCTCGACCAGCTGCGCGTGCTGGTGCCTTCCTTCAACGTCAGCACCATCCCGATCGATGACGCCGCCAGCCTGATCCGTCCGGCCAACCTGCGTGGCCTGCCACCGGACAACACCCTGGTGCTGGTCAACGGCAAGCGCTTCCACCGCTCGGCCGTCATCACCTTCCTGGGCCACGGCCTGTCCGACGGCTCGCAAGGTCCGGATCTTTCGGTGTTCCCGTCGCTGGCGCTTGACCAGGTGGAAGTGCTGCGCGACGGCGCGGCGGCGCAATACGGTTCCGATGCCATCGCCGGCGTGATCAACTTCGGCCTGAAGAAGATCAGCGAAGGCGGCACGGCCGAGGTCTTCGCCGGCCAGTATTACGAAGGCGACGGCTTCACCACGCAGTACTCCGCGCAGATCGGCCTGCCGCTGACCTCGCGCGGCTTCGCCACGCTGACCGCCGAATGGCGCGAAGCCGATGACACCTCGCGCAGCGTGCAGCGCGACGACGCGGCGGCCGCCATCGCGGCGGGCTATCCGGGCGTGCCGGAGCCGGCACAGATCTGGGGTTCGCCGAAGGTGGAGGACGACTTCAAGTTCGTCGCCAACCTGGGCATCAGCGGCGACAGCGTGGATGTCTACCTGTTCGGCAATTACGCGCAGCGCGAAGTGGATGGCGGGTTCTACTTCCGCGACCCGACCGCGCGTTCCGGCGTGTACTCCAACGACGGCGGCGAAACGCTGCTGATCGGCGACACCACCGGGGCCGGCGGCTGCCCAACCATCGCCCTGCGCGATGCGAACGGCAACCTGATCCCCTACAGCACGGTCAGCACGGCGGTGGGCGCGCTGCCGGCCAACTGCTTCACTTTCCTGTCCACGCTGCCAGGCGGCTTCACGCCGCGCTTCGGCGGCTCGCTGGAAGACATGTCGGTGGTGGGCGGCGTGAAGGGCATGTGGGGCGACGCATGGCATTGGGATGTCAGCGCGACCTACGGCCGCAACGACATCGACTTCGTCATCTACAACACGGTCAACGCCTCGCTCGGCGCGGCGCAGCCGGAAGGCCTGCGCTTCCATCCGGGCGGCAACACGCAGACCGAGAAGGGCGTGAACTTCGATACCGGTCGTGACTTCGAGACCTCGTTCACCGCCGAACCGTTGCGCATGTCGGCCGGTGCGGAATGGCGTGAGGAAAGCTTCGAGGTGAAGGGCGGCGACGCGGCTTCCACCGCCATCGGCCCGCTGACCCAGCAGGGCTTCGCGCTGGGCTCGAACGGCTTCAACGGCTTCAGCCCGCGTACCGCCGGCGAGTGGGACCGCAGCAACTGGGCGGTGTACCTGGACCTGGAGGCGCAGTTCACCGAGCAGTTCATGCTGGCCGCCGCTATTCGCCATGAAGATTTTGAAGACTTCGGCAGCACCACCAACGGCAAGCTGACCGGCCGCTTCGATGTCAGCGAGACCTTCGCCCTGCGCGGCGCCGTCAACACCGGCTTCCGTGCGCCGACGCCGGGCCAGGCCAACATCAGCCAGATCACCACCGCCTTCGAAGGCAATGCGCTGATCGACATCGCCACGCTGCCGCCGACCAACCCGATCGCACAGCTGAAAGGCGCACGCGCGCTGACGCCGGAAGACTCGAAGAGCGTGTCGCTGGGCATGGTGTGGGACAGCGGTGACTGGCTGGTCACGGTGGACGGTTACCAGATCAAGGTGGAAGACCGCATCGCGCTGAGTACCAGCTTCGAGCTGACCGATGCCGAACGTGCCGCCCTGGTGGCCTCGGGCAATCCGGAAGCGGCTTCGCTGACGTCGGTGACCTACTTCGGCAACGCCTTCGACACGACCACCACCGGCCTGGACGTGGTGGCCAGCCTCCAGACCGAGCACTTCGGGGGCGACACGACGTATTCGCTGGCGGCGAACTGGAACAAGACCGAAGTGGACCGCTACGACGCCAACTTCATCAACGAAGCGCGCGTGTACAAGATCGAGGAATCGCTGCCGACGACCAAGGGCTACTTCAGCGTCAACCACCAGCGCGAAGTCTTCCACGCCAACCTGCGCGTGGCCTACTACGGCTCGTGGTACGAGGACCACCTGGACAGCGGCGTGATCTCGGCCGCCGACGGCGGCCTGCCGATCTACGAAGACAGCAAGGTCATCGTGGATGCGGAGGTGGGCTGGAAGTTCGCCTCGGGCCTGTATGTCAACGTGGGCGCGCAGAACCTGTTCGACGAAGTGCCGGACGACAACCCGTGGGGTGGCATTGCGGGTGCGCAGTATCCGGTGCACTCGCCGTACGGTTTCAACGGTGGCTTCTACTACGCACGCGTAGGCTGGAAGTTCTGA